The following proteins are co-located in the Labrys monachus genome:
- the osmF gene encoding glycine betaine ABC transporter substrate-binding protein OsmF yields the protein MTMTAGMAQAADVTVASKIDTEGNLLGNIIVQVLESHGLSVNNRVGLGTTPIVRKAITSGEIDLYPEYTGNAAYFFNKADDTLWKDAAKGYAEAKKLDYDANKIVWLQPAPANNTWAIAVRKDLADANKLKTLDDFGKFVTGGGKVKLVASAEFVNSASALPAFQTTYGFKLSSDQLLVLSGGDTAATIKAAAEQTDGVNAAMVYGTDGGIGAGDLVVLDDDKSVQPVYAPAPIVREAALKAHPEIADWLKPVFASLDLNTLQTLNGRIQVDGEAAKDVAADYLKSKGFVK from the coding sequence ATGACCATGACGGCGGGCATGGCGCAGGCCGCCGACGTGACCGTCGCCTCGAAGATCGACACCGAGGGCAACCTTCTCGGCAACATCATCGTGCAGGTACTCGAATCGCACGGGCTGTCGGTCAACAACCGTGTCGGCCTCGGCACGACGCCGATCGTGCGCAAGGCGATCACCTCGGGTGAGATCGATCTCTATCCCGAATATACCGGCAATGCCGCCTATTTCTTCAACAAGGCCGACGATACCCTCTGGAAGGACGCGGCCAAGGGCTATGCCGAGGCCAAGAAGCTCGACTATGACGCCAACAAGATCGTCTGGCTCCAGCCCGCGCCCGCCAACAACACCTGGGCCATCGCGGTCCGCAAGGACCTGGCCGACGCGAACAAGCTGAAGACGCTCGACGATTTCGGCAAGTTCGTCACCGGCGGCGGCAAGGTGAAGCTGGTGGCCTCGGCCGAATTCGTCAACAGCGCCTCCGCCCTGCCCGCCTTCCAGACGACCTACGGCTTCAAGCTGAGCTCCGACCAGTTGCTGGTGCTCTCGGGCGGCGACACCGCCGCCACCATCAAGGCCGCCGCCGAGCAGACCGACGGCGTCAACGCCGCCATGGTCTACGGCACCGATGGCGGCATCGGCGCGGGCGACCTCGTCGTCCTCGACGACGACAAGTCGGTGCAGCCCGTCTACGCCCCGGCCCCGATCGTGCGCGAAGCCGCCCTCAAGGCCCATCCCGAAATCGCGGATTGGCTGAAGCCCGTCTTCGCCAGCCTCGACCTCAACACGCTGCAGACGCTCAACGGCCGCATCCAGGTCGACGGCGAGGCCGCCAAGGACGTCGCGGCGGACTATCTGAAGTCGAAGGGCTTCGTGAAGTGA
- a CDS encoding ABC transporter permease: MAIVTAAALTLPFANFRPNRIAAARGVELLGALPAGIGWPSLLLFILAAATVLRRNGPLFRLLLAGAALIVLGVLIGLVPAALMPPGKALARVAPAAGFWLLAFSFAIILTDAAAKLALGPVRRLLALAVAAAVFAAFLISGHWNGLSVMKEYATYSDGFAGNALRHVELALGSLAGALVIGLPLGIACHRSQKLRGIVLPVLNIIQTVPSIAMYGLMMAPLALLAANYPLLRDLGIRGIGAAPAVIALFLYSLLPVVSNTAAGLASVPPAAVDAAAGMGMTRRQRLFQVELPLALPVILTGVRIVLVQNIGLVTIAALIGGGGFGFYVFNGIGQQAIDLVLLGTVPTIALAFTAAIILDAAVDLLKGQRS; this comes from the coding sequence ATGGCCATCGTCACCGCGGCCGCTCTGACGCTTCCTTTCGCGAATTTCCGCCCCAACCGCATCGCCGCCGCCAGGGGCGTGGAACTCCTCGGCGCCTTGCCCGCCGGCATCGGCTGGCCGTCCCTCCTGCTCTTCATTCTCGCCGCCGCCACGGTGCTGCGACGCAACGGGCCGCTCTTCCGCCTCCTGCTCGCCGGCGCGGCCCTGATCGTGCTGGGCGTGCTGATCGGCCTCGTGCCCGCCGCGCTGATGCCGCCGGGCAAGGCACTCGCCCGCGTTGCGCCGGCCGCCGGCTTCTGGCTGCTCGCCTTCTCCTTTGCGATCATTCTCACCGACGCCGCCGCCAAGCTGGCGCTCGGACCGGTCAGGCGGCTGCTCGCCTTGGCCGTCGCCGCGGCGGTCTTCGCCGCCTTCCTGATCTCGGGCCACTGGAACGGCCTGTCGGTGATGAAGGAATATGCGACCTATTCGGACGGTTTTGCGGGCAACGCCCTGCGCCATGTCGAACTGGCGCTCGGCTCCCTCGCCGGCGCCCTGGTGATCGGCCTGCCGCTCGGCATCGCCTGCCACCGTTCGCAGAAGCTGCGCGGCATCGTGCTGCCGGTGCTCAACATCATCCAGACCGTGCCCTCGATAGCCATGTACGGCCTGATGATGGCGCCCCTCGCCCTCCTTGCCGCCAATTATCCGCTCCTGCGCGATCTCGGCATTCGCGGCATCGGCGCCGCGCCGGCGGTGATCGCGCTCTTCCTCTATTCGCTGCTGCCGGTGGTCTCCAACACGGCGGCCGGACTTGCCTCGGTGCCCCCTGCCGCCGTCGACGCGGCGGCCGGCATGGGGATGACGAGGCGTCAGCGCCTGTTCCAGGTCGAGCTGCCGCTGGCACTGCCCGTCATCCTCACCGGCGTGCGCATCGTGCTGGTCCAGAATATCGGCCTCGTCACCATCGCCGCCCTGATCGGCGGCGGCGGCTTCGGCTTCTACGTCTTCAACGGCATCGGCCAGCAGGCGATCGACCTCGTCCTGCTCGGCACGGTGCCGACCATCGCGCTCGCCTTCACGGCGGCCATCATCCTCGACGCCGCCGTCGATCTGCTCAAGGGGCAGCGCTCATGA
- a CDS encoding ABC transporter ATP-binding protein: protein MIEVEHVSRRFGPLLAVNDVSLTVERGTITVLVGTSGSGKSTLLRIINRLIEPTSGTIRIDGRDTAGLSGEELRRGIGYAIQGHGLFPHWTVARNIATVPTLLGWDRARIGRRVVELLELFELDPASYAGKFPHQLSGGQQQRVGVARALAAEPAVLLMDEPFGALDPIIRAKAQEDLLALQRRLGITVVLVTHDMEEAIHLGDRIAVMDGGEVLQYATPAEILAHPVPGFVEKLVGGADRPLRLLSLTRVADAVQPGEATGKPIADDATLRDALSDLLWSGAESLPVAAPDGTLRGRITLPAILRRAGRPA from the coding sequence ATGATCGAAGTCGAACATGTCAGCCGGCGCTTCGGCCCCCTGCTCGCGGTCAACGATGTCTCGCTCACCGTCGAACGCGGCACCATCACCGTGCTGGTGGGGACGTCGGGCAGCGGCAAGTCGACCCTGCTGCGCATCATCAACCGGCTGATCGAGCCCACCTCCGGCACGATCCGCATCGACGGCCGCGATACGGCGGGCCTTTCCGGCGAGGAACTGCGCCGCGGCATCGGCTATGCCATCCAGGGCCACGGCCTGTTCCCGCATTGGACGGTGGCGCGCAACATCGCGACCGTGCCGACGCTGCTCGGCTGGGACCGGGCGCGAATCGGCCGGCGCGTCGTCGAGCTCCTCGAACTGTTCGAGCTCGATCCCGCCTCCTATGCCGGGAAATTCCCGCACCAGCTCTCCGGCGGCCAGCAGCAGCGCGTCGGCGTCGCCAGGGCGCTGGCGGCCGAACCCGCCGTGCTGCTGATGGACGAGCCTTTCGGCGCGCTCGATCCGATCATCCGCGCCAAGGCGCAGGAGGACCTGCTGGCGCTCCAGCGCCGGCTCGGCATCACCGTCGTGCTGGTGACGCACGACATGGAGGAAGCCATCCATCTCGGGGACCGTATCGCGGTGATGGACGGCGGCGAGGTGCTGCAATACGCGACGCCCGCCGAGATCCTCGCCCACCCCGTACCGGGCTTCGTGGAGAAGCTGGTGGGCGGGGCCGACAGGCCCCTGCGCCTTCTCTCCCTCACTCGGGTCGCCGATGCGGTCCAGCCCGGCGAGGCGACGGGCAAGCCGATCGCCGACGACGCCACCCTGCGCGACGCGCTTTCGGACCTCCTGTGGTCCGGCGCCGAAAGCCTGCCAGTGGCCGCGCCGGACGGCACGCTCCGGGGCCGGATCACCCTGCCGGCCATCCTCCGCCGCGCGGGACGGCCGGCATGA
- a CDS encoding ABC transporter permease, with the protein MSWFALAARIAGVVLLALLVLAPDLFEPLLRPLTENGAPAIYNQGSLLDLTVDHLALVAGASLISGVIALLAGIFVTRPAGAEFLPLSRTIVNIGQTFPPVAVLALAVPAVGFGVKPTLIALVLYGLLPIFENTITGLREVPAAALDAARGMGMSARQCLLQVELPLALPVILTGFRLSFVINLGTATIGSTVAAKGLGEVIIAGLQSSNTAFILQGGVIVALLAVLIYDALGGVERYAARRAGTVETS; encoded by the coding sequence ATGAGCTGGTTCGCCCTCGCCGCGCGCATCGCCGGGGTCGTCCTGCTGGCATTGCTGGTGCTGGCCCCCGACCTGTTCGAGCCGCTCCTGCGGCCGCTCACCGAGAACGGGGCGCCGGCGATCTACAACCAGGGCAGCCTGCTCGACCTCACGGTCGACCATCTCGCGCTCGTCGCCGGGGCGAGCCTGATCAGCGGCGTGATCGCTCTTCTTGCGGGCATCTTCGTCACCCGGCCTGCCGGGGCCGAATTCCTGCCGCTCTCGCGCACCATCGTCAATATCGGGCAGACCTTCCCGCCCGTGGCGGTGCTGGCGCTGGCGGTGCCGGCCGTGGGCTTCGGCGTCAAGCCGACGCTGATCGCCCTGGTGCTCTACGGGCTGCTGCCGATCTTCGAGAACACCATCACGGGCCTGCGCGAGGTGCCGGCCGCCGCCCTCGACGCCGCGCGGGGCATGGGCATGAGCGCCAGGCAATGCCTGCTGCAGGTGGAGCTGCCGCTGGCCCTGCCGGTGATCCTCACCGGCTTCCGCCTCTCCTTCGTGATCAATCTGGGCACGGCGACGATCGGGTCCACCGTGGCGGCGAAGGGGCTCGGCGAGGTGATCATCGCCGGCCTGCAGAGTTCCAACACCGCTTTCATCCTGCAGGGCGGCGTGATCGTCGCGCTGCTCGCGGTGCTGATCTACGACGCGCTGGGCGGTGTCGAGCGCTATGCTGCCCGGCGTGCCGGAACGGTCGAAACGTCCTGA
- a CDS encoding amino acid ABC transporter substrate-binding protein, translating into MLAAGVIAAVPAHAGPTLDKIKARGVIKVGVGTQAGFFAPDSNGKWQGFFVDFGRALAVTVFNDPDKVEFTSSSPQQRLPALQAGQFDILLSGVTQTITRAFKLNFHFGPVVFYDGQGILVKKSVGVTKAADLDGATIGVQSGTTGEQNIADFFRKNGKTYKSVVIEDTNTFTQALLSGRVDALTQDGSDLGLRRAALPNPDDYVLLPERLSKEPLAPAVLGGDDRWLEIVNWTVYATIQAEEFGIDSKNVDSFLTSSDPAIKRFLGVDPSLGEAIGLDPKFAYNIIKKVGNYGEIFERNLGKGTKIGFDRGLNQLWTKGGLIYSPPFR; encoded by the coding sequence ATGCTCGCGGCGGGCGTCATCGCCGCGGTTCCGGCCCATGCCGGGCCGACGCTCGACAAGATCAAGGCGCGGGGCGTCATCAAGGTCGGCGTCGGCACCCAGGCCGGCTTCTTCGCGCCGGACAGCAACGGCAAGTGGCAGGGCTTCTTCGTCGATTTCGGTCGCGCCCTGGCGGTGACCGTCTTCAACGATCCCGACAAGGTCGAGTTCACCTCGTCCTCGCCCCAGCAGCGCCTTCCCGCCCTGCAGGCCGGCCAGTTCGACATCCTGCTGTCGGGCGTGACGCAGACGATCACCCGGGCGTTCAAGCTCAACTTCCATTTCGGTCCCGTGGTCTTCTATGACGGCCAGGGCATCCTGGTGAAGAAGTCGGTCGGCGTGACCAAGGCGGCCGACCTCGACGGCGCCACCATCGGCGTCCAGAGCGGCACCACCGGCGAGCAGAACATCGCCGACTTCTTCCGCAAGAACGGCAAGACCTACAAATCCGTCGTCATCGAGGACACCAACACCTTCACGCAGGCCCTGCTCTCGGGCCGCGTCGATGCCCTGACCCAGGACGGCTCCGACCTCGGCCTGCGGCGTGCCGCCCTGCCCAATCCCGACGACTATGTCCTGCTGCCCGAGCGCCTCTCCAAGGAGCCGCTGGCTCCCGCCGTGCTCGGCGGCGACGACCGCTGGCTGGAGATCGTCAACTGGACCGTCTATGCCACGATCCAGGCGGAGGAATTCGGCATCGACAGCAAGAATGTCGACAGCTTCCTCACCAGCAGCGACCCGGCCATCAAGCGCTTCCTCGGCGTCGATCCGTCGCTGGGCGAGGCGATCGGCCTCGATCCGAAATTCGCCTACAACATCATCAAGAAGGTGGGCAATTACGGCGAGATCTTCGAGCGCAACCTCGGCAAGGGCACCAAGATCGGCTTCGATCGCGGCCTCAACCAGCTCTGGACCAAGGGTGGCCTGATCTATTCGCCGCCGTTCCGCTGA
- a CDS encoding amino acid ABC transporter permease has translation MAEDTAVEAPAKPGPLGAVGAWWGDRPYTQLALIAAIFLIFAVLGTNLVDSMYRLGMQPGFGYLGQPAGFDIGEQMIPYAPGDTYGRAILVGLLNTIKVSFFGCLLATILGVALGIARLSGNLLLSRLVQAYVEVIRNTPLTLQLFFWIATTHALPPVRQALQPLPYVFLSIRGVFLPWIVVGDGSLWPLIGVLAALALVLTVVIRRRERPLPLAALLGLAALFPALAAAWIVVSGLSLTPDLPALHGFNITGGLTMTPEFAALLTGLTINSAASISEIVRSGIQSVGVGQWEAGRAVGLSRGRIMRLIVLPQAMRVITPLMTSSYLDLTKNSTLGVLIGYADLVTVINTSANNLGNAIETIIILVAVFLTLSLGVSALMNLYNARLIDRGLIAR, from the coding sequence ATGGCCGAAGACACCGCCGTCGAGGCGCCCGCCAAGCCCGGCCCGCTGGGCGCGGTCGGCGCCTGGTGGGGCGACCGTCCCTATACGCAGCTGGCGCTGATCGCGGCGATCTTCCTGATCTTCGCCGTCCTCGGCACCAATCTCGTCGACAGCATGTATCGTCTCGGCATGCAGCCCGGCTTCGGCTATCTCGGCCAGCCTGCCGGCTTCGACATCGGCGAACAGATGATCCCCTACGCGCCGGGCGACACCTATGGACGGGCCATCCTGGTCGGCCTGCTCAACACCATCAAGGTCTCGTTCTTCGGCTGCCTGCTGGCGACCATCCTCGGCGTGGCGCTGGGCATCGCCAGGCTGTCCGGCAATCTCCTGCTGTCGCGCCTCGTCCAGGCCTATGTCGAGGTGATCCGCAACACGCCGCTGACGCTGCAACTCTTCTTCTGGATCGCGACCACCCATGCGCTGCCGCCGGTGAGGCAGGCCCTGCAGCCCCTGCCCTATGTCTTCCTCTCCATCCGCGGCGTCTTCCTGCCCTGGATCGTGGTCGGCGACGGCAGCCTGTGGCCGCTGATCGGCGTGCTCGCCGCACTCGCCCTCGTCCTGACGGTGGTGATCCGCCGGCGCGAGCGCCCGCTGCCCCTCGCCGCCCTTCTCGGCCTGGCCGCGCTCTTTCCCGCGCTCGCTGCCGCCTGGATCGTCGTTTCGGGTCTTTCCCTGACGCCGGACCTGCCGGCCCTGCACGGCTTCAACATCACCGGCGGCCTCACCATGACGCCGGAATTCGCGGCGCTCCTCACCGGGCTCACCATCAATTCGGCCGCCAGCATCTCGGAGATCGTGCGCAGCGGCATCCAGTCCGTCGGCGTCGGCCAATGGGAGGCGGGCCGGGCCGTCGGCCTGTCGCGGGGCCGCATCATGCGCCTCATCGTGCTGCCCCAGGCCATGCGGGTGATCACGCCGCTGATGACGTCGAGCTATCTCGACCTGACCAAGAATTCGACGCTGGGCGTGCTCATCGGCTATGCCGACCTCGTCACCGTCATCAACACCAGCGCCAACAATCTCGGCAACGCCATCGAGACGATCATCATCCTCGTCGCCGTGTTCCTGACATTGAGCCTCGGCGTATCCGCACTGATGAACCTCTATAACGCGCGCCTGATCGACCGGGGATTGATCGCCCGATGA
- a CDS encoding amino acid ABC transporter permease — MSQPSLSRAQRPVWSDRWQQWRAGLFSSPVNTVITLVVLAVAAWIAVPLIRWALIDATWTGTAQDCQARSGACWAFIHANIKLILFGTYPGDMLWRPIVTLVLLFGLVIASTLPAFWGIPLVVAWIAIPTLACLLLSGFLSGTDVSTNQWGGLPLTMLIATIAFAAAFPVAILMALGRRSKMGGIRLICVAAIEVLRGIPMLVVLYVSILIVPMMLPRFNVNLFFSVEVALTLFVSSYLAEIVRAGIQSLPAGQNEAARALGLSYRHAFQLVILPQALRSVIPAIVNLAIGLIQNTPLVVAIGMMDFLSAGRAAAQNEQIWPNCFNEAYFFAGIVYFGLCFGASRYSLWLEGRLRASTGYQTRIRGGLTP, encoded by the coding sequence ATGAGCCAGCCCTCCCTTTCCCGGGCCCAGCGCCCCGTCTGGTCCGATCGCTGGCAGCAATGGCGCGCCGGGCTCTTCAGTTCGCCGGTCAATACGGTGATCACGCTGGTCGTGCTGGCGGTCGCAGCCTGGATCGCCGTCCCCCTCATCCGCTGGGCGTTGATCGACGCGACCTGGACGGGCACGGCGCAGGATTGCCAGGCCCGCAGCGGCGCCTGCTGGGCCTTCATCCACGCCAACATCAAGCTGATCCTGTTCGGCACCTATCCCGGCGACATGCTGTGGCGGCCGATCGTCACGCTCGTCCTTCTCTTCGGACTCGTCATCGCCAGCACGCTGCCCGCCTTCTGGGGCATCCCGCTCGTCGTCGCCTGGATCGCGATACCGACGCTCGCCTGCCTGCTGCTGTCGGGCTTTCTCTCGGGTACCGACGTCTCGACCAACCAGTGGGGCGGCCTGCCGCTGACCATGCTGATCGCCACCATCGCCTTCGCCGCCGCCTTTCCCGTCGCCATCCTGATGGCGCTCGGCCGGCGCTCCAAGATGGGCGGCATCCGGCTGATCTGCGTCGCGGCGATCGAGGTGCTGCGCGGCATCCCGATGCTGGTGGTGCTCTATGTCAGCATCCTGATCGTGCCGATGATGCTGCCGCGCTTCAACGTGAACCTGTTCTTCAGCGTCGAGGTGGCCCTGACGCTGTTCGTCTCGTCCTACCTTGCGGAGATCGTCCGGGCCGGCATCCAGTCCCTGCCGGCCGGACAGAACGAGGCGGCGCGGGCGCTCGGCCTGTCCTACCGCCATGCCTTCCAGCTGGTGATCCTGCCGCAGGCGCTGCGCTCGGTCATCCCGGCCATCGTCAATCTCGCCATCGGCCTGATCCAGAACACACCGCTGGTCGTCGCCATCGGCATGATGGACTTCCTCAGCGCCGGCCGCGCGGCGGCGCAGAACGAGCAGATCTGGCCGAACTGCTTCAACGAGGCCTATTTCTTTGCCGGGATCGTCTATTTCGGCCTGTGCTTCGGCGCCTCGCGCTACAGCCTGTGGCTGGAGGGGCGGCTCAGGGCGTCGACCGGCTACCAGACCCGCATTCGCGGCGGCCTGACGCCCTGA
- the ndk gene encoding nucleoside-diphosphate kinase, which produces MAIERTFSIIKPDATKRNLTGAINAVFEKAGLRIVAQKRIRMTKEQAETFYAVHKDRPFFGELVEFMISEPVVVQVLEGENAVARHREVMGATNPANAAEGTVRKLYALSIGENSVHGSDAPETAKQEIAQFFSGNEIVG; this is translated from the coding sequence ATGGCTATCGAGCGTACCTTTTCGATCATCAAGCCCGATGCGACCAAGCGCAATCTGACCGGCGCCATCAATGCCGTGTTCGAAAAGGCGGGCCTGCGCATCGTCGCCCAGAAGCGCATCCGCATGACCAAGGAACAGGCCGAGACCTTTTACGCCGTGCACAAGGACCGCCCGTTCTTCGGTGAGCTCGTCGAGTTCATGATATCGGAGCCGGTCGTCGTGCAGGTGCTGGAGGGCGAGAACGCCGTTGCCAGGCATCGCGAAGTGATGGGCGCGACCAACCCGGCCAACGCGGCCGAAGGCACCGTCCGCAAGCTCTACGCCTTGTCGATCGGCGAGAATTCGGTGCATGGCTCGGACGCGCCGGAGACCGCCAAGCAGGAGATCGCCCAGTTCTTCTCGGGCAACGAGATCGTCGGCTGA